From Planococcus halocryophilus, the proteins below share one genomic window:
- a CDS encoding HAD-IB family hydrolase, whose amino-acid sequence MRVAIFDFDGTLYSKETFQLMMSHLKNHPEHSTRYRQFYRTIMPPYIGHRLKIYPEWKMRERSVQAYLSSLETFTKTELEQFFGEIADRMHGDMNPTVVERLKEHVANNDYVMLVSGAFTPLLHAVTKQLPIMTIIGTEILYNNNILDHQTPLSHVQGQLKTKKIKEALEGWDIDWANSYAYGDSPSDLPVLELVGHPVAVRPKPKLRTVAERRNWEII is encoded by the coding sequence TTGCGCGTAGCCATATTCGATTTTGATGGAACATTGTATTCAAAAGAAACTTTCCAGTTAATGATGAGTCATTTAAAAAATCATCCTGAACATAGCACACGCTACCGTCAATTTTACCGGACCATAATGCCACCTTATATTGGTCATCGACTAAAAATTTATCCTGAATGGAAAATGCGTGAACGTTCTGTTCAAGCTTATTTGTCTTCGTTGGAAACTTTCACAAAAACTGAACTCGAACAATTTTTCGGTGAGATTGCAGATCGTATGCACGGGGATATGAATCCAACGGTGGTGGAGCGCTTAAAAGAACACGTAGCTAATAATGATTACGTCATGCTCGTTTCTGGAGCCTTCACTCCATTACTTCACGCAGTGACAAAACAATTGCCGATTATGACCATTATCGGGACAGAAATTCTTTATAACAATAATATTTTAGATCATCAAACTCCATTGTCACATGTCCAAGGTCAGCTAAAAACGAAAAAAATCAAAGAAGCACTAGAAGGATGGGACATTGACTGGGCCAACAGTTATGCATACGGGGACAGCCCTTCCGACTTACCTGTACTTGAACTTGTCGGTCATCCTGTAGCGGTGCGTCCAAAGCCAAAATTAAGAACAGTTGCAGAACGTCGCAACTGGGAAATTATTTAA
- the pcp gene encoding pyroglutamyl-peptidase I — protein MRKLLLTGFEPFLDYTVNPTMKIVEALDEKIIGNYQVVGKIMPVDFNSSGEFLLKFIKEENPDAVISLGLAAGRYKITPERIALNVKDGDVDNQGNKPVDEPIRQEGEAAYMSTLPVRKMVDHLLTNGLPAEISNTAGAYLCNNVMYEGLHYAKHNNPTLKTGFIHIPASHELAIQHGRIPSWSHEDLVKGIQICIEVLDEA, from the coding sequence TTGAGAAAATTACTGTTAACTGGCTTTGAACCATTTTTGGATTATACGGTCAACCCGACAATGAAAATAGTAGAAGCGCTAGATGAGAAAATAATCGGCAATTATCAAGTGGTCGGCAAAATTATGCCTGTGGACTTTAATTCGTCTGGAGAATTTTTGCTTAAATTTATTAAAGAAGAAAATCCAGATGCTGTTATATCGCTAGGACTTGCTGCGGGACGCTATAAAATTACACCAGAACGGATCGCCTTGAATGTCAAAGATGGAGATGTTGATAATCAAGGCAATAAACCTGTTGATGAGCCGATTCGACAAGAAGGAGAGGCAGCTTATATGTCTACCTTACCCGTTCGAAAAATGGTTGATCATTTACTAACTAATGGCTTGCCAGCAGAAATTTCAAATACGGCTGGTGCATATCTATGTAATAACGTTATGTATGAGGGATTGCATTATGCCAAACATAATAACCCTACATTGAAAACAGGTTTTATTCACATTCCCGCATCACATGAATTGGCAATCCAACACGGTCGGATTCCTAGTTGGTCACATGAGGATCTTGTTAAAGGCATTCAAATTTGTATTGAAGTGTTAGACGAAGCATGA
- a CDS encoding ABC transporter substrate-binding protein gives MIKKLSFITLFASSALVLGACGSSSEEDTGSSEKKEVLEMGTSAEFAPFESRNPEGDIVGFDIDLANHIADELGYELEITDMKFDGLIGALQNDRVDMVIAGMSATDSRKENVDFSTEYNHSGEMFVTAKDSGLTSLEALEGKTVGVQLGTIQEEGAKSIIADEGINFELKALDDSGALIQEILSGRIDAAYIDKQVALGYIEAQDLGAFDDPTTASPGMAVAFPKGSELLEDVNGVLAEMEESGKLDELKEKWLSEEE, from the coding sequence ATGATTAAGAAACTATCATTTATCACTTTATTTGCATCATCTGCATTAGTGCTAGGGGCTTGCGGAAGTTCAAGTGAAGAAGATACAGGATCTTCAGAGAAAAAAGAAGTATTGGAGATGGGAACATCTGCAGAATTCGCACCATTTGAATCTCGTAACCCCGAAGGCGATATTGTTGGGTTCGATATTGACCTCGCAAACCACATAGCAGACGAATTAGGTTACGAACTTGAAATTACAGATATGAAATTTGATGGCTTGATCGGTGCTTTGCAAAATGATCGAGTAGATATGGTCATTGCTGGCATGTCGGCAACTGACTCTCGTAAAGAGAACGTCGATTTCTCTACTGAATACAATCATTCTGGCGAAATGTTCGTTACAGCGAAAGATTCAGGGCTTACGAGTCTCGAAGCTTTAGAAGGTAAAACGGTTGGTGTTCAACTTGGGACGATACAAGAAGAAGGCGCGAAAAGCATCATCGCTGACGAAGGCATCAACTTTGAATTGAAAGCTTTAGACGATTCGGGCGCATTAATCCAGGAAATTTTATCTGGTCGCATTGATGCTGCTTATATTGACAAACAAGTAGCGCTTGGCTACATCGAAGCACAAGACCTTGGTGCATTTGACGATCCAACAACAGCTTCACCAGGCATGGCTGTCGCTTTCCCTAAAGGCAGCGAGCTTTTAGAAGATGTTAACGGCGTACTCGCTGAAATGGAAGAAAGCGGCAAATTAGATGAACTAAAAGAAAAATGGCTATCTGAAGAAGAGTAA
- a CDS encoding amino acid ABC transporter permease, which translates to MNLDFSQIVPYIPFMLEGIWATLKFVFFAIILGSILGTLLALFKIGSIKPLRWFADAYTSIFRGTPLILQLMIIYFSTPQLTGYDISAFLSAILAFGLNSSAYISEIIRAGIQAVDKGQTEAAQALGVPYRSMMKDIILPQALKNILPALMNEFITLTKESAIVSTIGYLDLMRRAQVVGADLFRNFEPLLFVGFIYWCLVMGLTMIGRVFERRLKQSD; encoded by the coding sequence ATGAACCTGGATTTCTCTCAAATAGTCCCCTATATCCCTTTCATGCTAGAAGGGATATGGGCAACTTTAAAATTCGTATTTTTTGCTATCATTCTTGGATCTATTCTTGGAACATTATTGGCTTTGTTTAAAATTGGCAGCATCAAACCTTTACGTTGGTTTGCGGATGCCTATACATCGATTTTTCGTGGAACACCACTAATCCTGCAATTGATGATTATTTACTTTTCCACTCCCCAGCTAACCGGATATGATATTTCAGCTTTCCTGTCCGCAATTCTGGCTTTTGGATTAAATTCATCCGCCTACATATCGGAAATTATCCGTGCCGGCATACAAGCAGTAGATAAAGGACAAACGGAAGCTGCACAAGCTCTTGGAGTGCCCTACCGTTCGATGATGAAAGACATCATTTTGCCCCAAGCTCTGAAAAACATTTTGCCTGCACTCATGAATGAATTTATCACTTTAACCAAAGAATCTGCCATCGTTTCGACCATTGGCTATCTCGATCTCATGAGACGTGCACAAGTAGTAGGAGCTGATTTGTTCCGTAATTTCGAGCCGTTGTTATTTGTCGGATTCATCTACTGGTGTCTTGTAATGGGCTTAACGATGATTGGTAGAGTGTTTGAACGGAGGCTGAAACAAAGTGATTAA
- a CDS encoding amino acid ABC transporter ATP-binding protein — translation MINVQNLYKKFGTNEVLSDISATVKKGEVVSIIGPSGSGKSTFLRCLNLLEVPTAGTIEINGKSLTASNKNIHKIRQEIGMVFQHFHLFPHLTVLENLTYAPIKAKGIKKAEAEMKARLLLERVGLSEKEKAYPNSLSGGQKQRVAIARALAMEPELMLFDEPTSALDPEMVKEVLDVMKDLAQSGMTMVVVTHEMGFAREVADRVLFLDHGVLVEEGQPVEFFSNPKTERAKDFLDKVL, via the coding sequence GTGATTAATGTACAAAATTTATACAAGAAATTCGGCACCAATGAAGTACTTAGTGATATTTCAGCTACCGTGAAAAAAGGTGAAGTCGTTTCAATAATCGGTCCTTCTGGTTCCGGTAAATCGACTTTCCTACGTTGTTTAAATTTGTTAGAAGTACCGACTGCTGGAACTATTGAAATTAACGGCAAAAGTTTGACCGCTTCTAATAAAAATATACACAAAATTCGCCAAGAAATTGGGATGGTGTTTCAGCACTTTCATTTATTCCCTCATTTAACGGTACTTGAGAATTTAACTTATGCCCCGATAAAAGCAAAAGGTATCAAAAAAGCAGAAGCAGAAATGAAAGCTCGTCTTTTACTCGAACGTGTCGGCTTATCTGAAAAAGAAAAGGCATACCCAAATAGCTTGTCAGGCGGTCAGAAACAACGTGTAGCAATTGCTCGTGCGTTGGCAATGGAACCGGAACTGATGCTGTTTGATGAACCGACATCGGCACTTGATCCTGAAATGGTTAAAGAAGTGCTCGACGTAATGAAAGACTTAGCACAATCAGGTATGACAATGGTTGTCGTCACGCATGAAATGGGCTTTGCTCGCGAAGTTGCAGACCGCGTGTTATTTTTAGATCACGGTGTACTAGTCGAAGAAGGTCAACCTGTTGAATTTTTCAGCAATCCAAAAACTGAACGCGCAAAAGATTTTCTGGATAAAGTATTGTAA
- a CDS encoding LLM class flavin-dependent oxidoreductase: protein MQIKKFENIPLAVLDLAPINEGAETAQAFKNSVELAQHVESLGFNRFWLAEHHNMPGIGSSATSVLIGHIAGATKSIRVGSGGVMLPNHAPLVIAEQFGTLETIYPGRIDLGLGRAPGSDQATAHALRRSLHSNGEDFPQQVAELENYFSENPVGRVRAFPGTNMKVPMWLLGSSGFSAQLAALKGLPFSFASHFAPDYMMQALQLYHQNFKPSKALTEPYAMLGVNVIIAETQERAEWLATSSQQQMFSLMRGEPTTFQPPIDKLEDVWSDREIAIFRDKLNSESMIVGTPELVKQKLKNFIQKTHANEVIVHSPIFNHDERLQSYDYLAEMMN from the coding sequence ATGCAAATTAAGAAATTCGAAAATATTCCACTGGCTGTGCTTGATTTGGCACCGATTAATGAAGGTGCAGAAACGGCGCAGGCATTCAAAAATAGCGTTGAATTGGCGCAACATGTGGAGTCCTTAGGCTTTAACCGCTTTTGGTTAGCTGAACATCATAATATGCCGGGAATTGGTAGTTCGGCTACATCTGTGTTAATCGGCCATATTGCAGGTGCGACTAAATCGATCCGTGTCGGTTCGGGTGGCGTTATGCTTCCAAATCATGCACCGCTAGTTATTGCGGAGCAGTTTGGTACCTTAGAAACGATTTATCCAGGGCGCATCGACTTAGGTTTAGGACGTGCACCCGGGAGTGATCAAGCAACGGCTCATGCATTGCGTCGAAGCTTACACAGTAATGGGGAGGACTTTCCGCAACAAGTAGCAGAACTGGAAAATTATTTCTCAGAAAATCCAGTAGGACGTGTACGAGCTTTCCCAGGAACTAATATGAAAGTGCCAATGTGGTTACTCGGCTCAAGTGGCTTTAGTGCACAGCTTGCTGCTTTAAAAGGTTTGCCATTTTCATTTGCTAGTCATTTTGCGCCTGATTATATGATGCAAGCTTTGCAGTTGTATCATCAGAATTTTAAGCCATCCAAAGCATTAACGGAACCATACGCTATGCTTGGTGTAAATGTTATTATTGCGGAAACACAAGAGCGCGCAGAATGGTTGGCAACTTCCTCACAACAGCAAATGTTCTCGTTGATGAGGGGAGAGCCGACAACATTCCAACCACCGATTGATAAGTTGGAAGACGTTTGGTCAGATCGTGAAATTGCAATTTTCCGAGATAAATTAAACTCTGAATCGATGATTGTCGGAACACCCGAACTCGTCAAACAAAAGCTGAAAAACTTTATCCAAAAAACGCATGCGAATGAAGTAATTGTCCACTCACCAATTTTCAATCACGACGAACGTTTGCAGTCTTACGATTATCTAGCAGAAATGATGAACTAA